A region from the Clostridia bacterium genome encodes:
- a CDS encoding indole-3-glycerol-phosphate synthase TrpC has product MNLPDAILRTRGRGAVPVIAEVKRLIPKLAAEAGRGPDGRDAGRLAECYRRGGACGISLVTERRHFGGRPEEDVPLVLRSTPLPLLIKDFISEAAQVDCYARLVTSVDPACLGRVSLLLIAHRVGDDLPELLERVHSWGMLALVETRGPEDLPLIAGAEPWLVGINNKDIDRLEVGEDGVRIDREMLAPYRELLPRSLIVSESGHRTPEDVRCSLKAGADAVLAGTAFMLAEDPAEAVAAFVTAGEVAPWSG; this is encoded by the coding sequence TTGAACCTGCCCGACGCCATTCTGCGTACCCGGGGACGGGGAGCGGTGCCGGTAATCGCCGAGGTCAAGCGGCTGATACCCAAGCTGGCCGCCGAGGCCGGGCGGGGCCCGGACGGGCGGGACGCCGGCCGTCTTGCGGAATGTTACCGCCGGGGCGGGGCCTGCGGGATCTCCCTGGTCACCGAGCGCCGCCACTTCGGAGGCCGGCCGGAAGAGGACGTTCCTTTGGTTCTCCGGTCCACGCCCCTGCCGCTCCTGATTAAGGACTTCATCTCCGAAGCCGCGCAGGTAGACTGCTATGCCCGCCTGGTGACCTCGGTCGACCCGGCCTGCCTGGGCCGGGTGAGCCTGCTGCTCATAGCCCACCGGGTGGGAGACGATTTGCCGGAACTGCTGGAGCGCGTCCACTCCTGGGGCATGCTGGCCCTGGTGGAAACCAGGGGGCCGGAAGACCTGCCCCTGATTGCCGGCGCCGAACCGTGGCTGGTGGGGATAAACAACAAGGACATAGACCGGTTGGAGGTGGGAGAAGACGGGGTGCGGATCGACAGGGAGATGCTGGCTCCCTACCGGGAACTCCTGCCTCGAAGTTTGATCGTGAGCGAGAGCGGTCACCGCACTCCGGAGGACGTGCGGTGCTCCCTGAAAGCCGGGGCGGATGCGGTGCTGGCCGGCACCGCCTTCATGCTGGCCGAAGACCCGGCGGAGGCGGTGGCCGCCTTTGTGACCGCCGGGGAGGTGGCGCCGTGGTCCGGGTGA
- a CDS encoding phosphoribosylanthranilate isomerase, translated as MVRVMVCGPRTEAEIDMLAEAGVDAVGLITEVWQPLACNLSREEARRLAARLPPFVAAILVLTEERPDEVCRLVERVRPAAVQLHGFNSPSQVALLRERLPVKIIKTLHLDGDRLLGDKPPEQAAAEYLEAGADALLLDRFHRGKVGATGLVVDFVLARRLRQAAQPRPLILAGGLNAANVARAVRTVRPFGVDVFSGVTTAGRLNPRKVRAFLQAARRA; from the coding sequence GTGGTCCGGGTGATGGTGTGCGGCCCGCGCACCGAGGCCGAAATAGACATGCTGGCGGAGGCCGGGGTAGACGCCGTGGGGCTGATCACCGAGGTGTGGCAGCCCCTGGCCTGTAACCTGAGCCGGGAGGAGGCCCGCCGGCTGGCTGCGCGCCTGCCGCCTTTTGTGGCCGCGATCCTGGTCCTTACCGAGGAGCGGCCGGACGAGGTATGCCGGCTGGTGGAGCGCGTGCGCCCCGCCGCGGTCCAGCTCCACGGGTTCAATTCGCCCTCCCAGGTGGCGTTGCTCCGCGAGAGGCTGCCGGTGAAGATCATCAAGACCCTGCACCTCGACGGAGACCGCCTGCTGGGCGACAAGCCTCCGGAGCAGGCGGCGGCCGAGTACCTGGAGGCCGGTGCGGATGCCCTGCTCCTGGACCGCTTTCACCGGGGAAAGGTCGGCGCCACGGGTTTGGTGGTGGATTTCGTCCTGGCCCGGCGGCTGCGGCAGGCGGCGCAGCCCCGGCCCCTCATTCTCGCCGGAGGCCTGAACGCCGCCAACGTCGCCCGCGCCGTCCGCACCGTGCGCCCCTTTGGCGTAGACGTCTTCAGCGGCGTCACCACCGCGGGCCGGCTCAATCCGCGCAAGGTGCGTGCCTTCCTGCAGGCTGCCCGGCGCGCCTGA
- the purM gene encoding phosphoribosylformylglycinamidine cyclo-ligase: MEEPKPAWTYRDAGVDIDAGERAVELMRPAVESTRRPEVLGGIGGFGGFFALEIGRYRRPVLVAGTDGVGTKLRLAIELGRHRSVGVDVVAMCVNDILVHGAEPLFFLDYLAMGRLVPEKAAEIVAGVAEGCRLAGCALLGGETAEMPGFYPAEDYDLAGFAVGIVEREALIDGSAIRPGDRLLGLASSGLHSNGFSLARKVLLEVAGYSLRDRVPALGCELGEELLRPTRIYVRSVLPLAREGRLRGMAHITGGGLLDNLARILPPGTKAVLEPGSWPVPPIFELIREAGNVPPREMARTFNLGLGLVLAVAPEEAETVRQRLMAAGEQCYLVGRVEAGNREVEVVTAR, encoded by the coding sequence ACTGATGCGGCCGGCGGTGGAGAGCACCCGGCGGCCGGAGGTGCTGGGAGGTATCGGCGGGTTCGGCGGCTTCTTCGCCCTGGAGATCGGCCGCTACCGGCGGCCGGTGCTGGTGGCCGGAACGGACGGGGTGGGCACCAAGCTGCGCCTGGCCATTGAACTCGGCCGGCACCGCAGCGTGGGCGTAGACGTGGTGGCCATGTGCGTCAACGACATCCTGGTGCACGGCGCCGAACCCCTGTTCTTCCTCGATTATTTGGCCATGGGCCGGCTGGTGCCCGAGAAGGCGGCGGAGATCGTGGCCGGGGTGGCCGAAGGCTGCCGCCTGGCCGGGTGTGCCCTTCTGGGCGGGGAGACGGCGGAGATGCCCGGCTTCTACCCGGCCGAGGACTACGACCTGGCCGGCTTTGCCGTGGGCATCGTGGAGCGGGAGGCTCTGATCGACGGCTCGGCCATCCGGCCGGGTGACCGGCTGCTGGGCCTGGCCTCCAGCGGCCTGCATTCCAACGGGTTCTCCCTGGCCCGCAAGGTGCTGCTGGAGGTGGCCGGATACTCCCTGCGGGACCGCGTGCCCGCCCTGGGGTGCGAGCTGGGCGAGGAACTGCTGCGGCCCACCCGCATCTACGTGCGCTCCGTGCTGCCCCTGGCCCGGGAAGGCCGCCTCCGGGGGATGGCCCACATTACCGGCGGCGGCCTGCTGGACAACCTGGCCCGCATCCTTCCGCCCGGAACCAAGGCGGTGCTGGAGCCGGGAAGCTGGCCGGTGCCGCCCATCTTCGAGCTCATCCGGGAGGCGGGCAACGTGCCGCCTCGGGAAATGGCCCGCACCTTTAACCTGGGCCTGGGCCTGGTGCTGGCAGTGGCTCCCGAGGAGGCGGAGACCGTACGCCAGAGGCTCATGGCCGCCGGCGAGCAGTGCTACCTGGTGGGCCGGGTCGAGGCGGGCAACCGCGAAGTAGAGGTGGTTACGGCTCGGTAG
- the trpD gene encoding anthranilate phosphoribosyltransferase: MKEVLRKLSQRQELSQEDIDGVVDGLLEDRFTSAQVAGFLMGLLMKGPTTAEIAAIARAMRRVCVVIRPRVEGELTDTCGTGGGLTTFNVSTANALLSAAAGVRIAKHGSRSISASSGSADVLEALGIPVELEPHQAERLIEDVGFSFLYAPNFHPVMMKVFGPESDLGIKTVFFTVIGPLINPAGARCHVLGVYRPDLVEQVAEVALEVGLSHAMVVHGLDGVDEISLLGETRVAEVRNGRIEHYTVCPEDFGFSRCHLDEVRGGPPEYNARVILDVFTGRDSGPRRDMILLNAAATLVVAGKAESLEKGVALARRTLESGEALAKLEEIRARAQELRRDAA, translated from the coding sequence GTGAAAGAAGTCCTCCGCAAGCTTAGCCAGAGGCAGGAACTGAGCCAGGAAGATATCGACGGGGTGGTTGACGGCCTTCTGGAAGACCGTTTCACCTCCGCGCAGGTGGCGGGCTTTCTCATGGGTCTGCTCATGAAGGGGCCGACCACGGCGGAAATAGCCGCCATTGCCCGGGCCATGCGGCGGGTGTGCGTGGTGATCCGGCCCCGGGTGGAGGGAGAACTGACCGACACCTGCGGGACCGGCGGCGGGCTCACCACCTTCAACGTGAGCACGGCCAACGCCCTGCTCTCGGCCGCCGCCGGGGTGAGAATTGCCAAGCACGGCTCGCGATCCATATCCGCCTCCTCGGGAAGCGCCGACGTTCTGGAAGCCCTGGGCATACCGGTGGAGCTAGAACCGCACCAGGCGGAACGGCTCATCGAAGACGTGGGCTTTTCCTTTCTCTACGCTCCCAACTTTCACCCGGTAATGATGAAGGTCTTCGGGCCCGAGAGCGACCTGGGGATCAAGACCGTGTTCTTCACCGTCATCGGCCCTCTGATCAACCCGGCCGGGGCCAGGTGTCACGTGCTGGGCGTGTACCGGCCGGATCTGGTGGAGCAGGTGGCAGAGGTGGCGCTGGAGGTGGGACTGAGCCACGCCATGGTGGTGCACGGCCTGGACGGGGTGGACGAGATTTCGCTGCTGGGCGAAACCCGGGTGGCGGAGGTCAGGAACGGGCGGATAGAGCACTATACCGTGTGCCCCGAGGACTTCGGGTTCTCCCGCTGCCACCTGGATGAAGTTCGCGGCGGCCCGCCGGAGTACAACGCCCGGGTTATCCTGGACGTGTTCACCGGCCGGGATTCCGGTCCCAGGCGGGACATGATACTGCTCAACGCCGCCGCCACCCTGGTGGTGGCGGGCAAGGCGGAATCCCTGGAGAAAGGCGTGGCCCTGGCGCGCCGGACGCTGGAGTCGGGCGAGGCCCTGGCCAAGCTGGAGGAGATAAGAGCCCGGGCCCAGGAACTGAGGAGAGATGCGGCTTGA
- the purD gene encoding phosphoribosylamine--glycine ligase yields the protein MKVLVVGSGGREHALAWKLAQSPEVTELFCAPGNAGIAEIARCVPLKAEDVEGLAAFVRQEAIDLTVVGPEAPLVAGLADALSAAGKAVFGPTRAAAAIEGSKVWAKRLMARHGLPTARFEVFSDLAAARGYLSATSGPWVIKADGLAAGKGVVVAEERDEAERALVSLMSERVFGSAGERVVIEERLEGEEVSVLAVTDGRELLVLPSAQDHKRAFDGDAGPNTGGMGAYAPCPFLTPEAARQVEERILRPLLAGLEAEGITYRGVIYAGLMLTSRGPQVLEFNCRFGDPEAQPLLLGLEGDFLGALYGAARGRLERVNLRWRGGSAACVVLASEGYPGSYRTGEEITLPSGLPPETVIFHAGTARRDGKLVTSGGRVMGVTARGETLPAALEKCYRVAEEVRFSGKFYRRDIGRRALARSEALRTSCHGSQKALE from the coding sequence ATGAAGGTACTGGTAGTAGGAAGCGGCGGCCGGGAGCACGCCCTGGCCTGGAAACTGGCTCAGAGCCCGGAGGTTACGGAGCTCTTCTGCGCCCCGGGCAACGCCGGCATCGCCGAGATCGCCCGCTGCGTGCCCCTCAAGGCCGAGGACGTGGAAGGTCTGGCGGCCTTCGTGCGGCAGGAGGCAATCGACTTAACCGTGGTGGGCCCGGAGGCACCCCTGGTGGCCGGGCTGGCGGATGCCCTATCGGCGGCCGGCAAGGCGGTATTCGGCCCCACCCGGGCGGCCGCGGCGATCGAGGGGAGCAAGGTCTGGGCCAAGCGCCTCATGGCCAGGCACGGCCTGCCCACCGCCCGCTTTGAGGTCTTTTCGGACCTGGCGGCGGCGCGGGGCTACCTGTCCGCCACTTCCGGGCCCTGGGTGATCAAGGCCGACGGGCTGGCCGCCGGCAAGGGAGTGGTGGTGGCCGAGGAAAGGGACGAGGCGGAGCGGGCGCTGGTGTCCCTCATGTCCGAGCGGGTCTTCGGGTCCGCGGGAGAGCGGGTGGTGATCGAGGAAAGGCTCGAGGGCGAGGAGGTAAGCGTGCTGGCCGTAACCGACGGCCGGGAGCTGCTGGTACTTCCCTCCGCCCAGGACCACAAGCGCGCCTTCGACGGTGATGCCGGCCCCAACACCGGCGGCATGGGCGCCTACGCCCCCTGTCCCTTCCTCACCCCCGAGGCGGCCCGTCAGGTAGAAGAGAGAATCCTGCGGCCGCTTCTGGCCGGCCTGGAGGCGGAAGGCATCACCTACCGGGGCGTTATCTACGCCGGGCTGATGCTCACCTCCCGGGGGCCGCAGGTGCTGGAGTTCAACTGCCGCTTCGGCGACCCCGAGGCCCAGCCCCTGCTGCTGGGCCTGGAAGGCGATTTCCTGGGGGCGCTTTACGGCGCGGCCCGGGGCCGGCTGGAACGAGTGAACTTGCGCTGGCGCGGAGGCAGCGCCGCCTGCGTGGTGCTGGCCTCGGAGGGCTATCCCGGGTCGTACCGGACCGGCGAGGAGATCACGCTGCCCTCCGGGTTGCCCCCGGAAACGGTCATCTTTCACGCCGGGACCGCCCGGCGGGACGGGAAGCTGGTTACCTCGGGCGGACGGGTCATGGGAGTTACCGCCCGGGGGGAGACCCTGCCGGCCGCCCTGGAAAAGTGCTACCGGGTGGCGGAGGAAGTGCGTTTTTCCGGCAAGTTCTACCGCCGGGACATCGGCCGCCGGGCCCTGGCCCGCAGCGAGGCGTTAAGAACCTCTTGTCATGGGAGCCAAAAGGCACTAGAATAA